Part of the Marasmius oreades isolate 03SP1 chromosome 5, whole genome shotgun sequence genome is shown below.
GTTCGAGATTCGTTGAAGACAAGACGGGAATTTCTTCAAGAAGAGAATCATCAAACTCGCCTGCACAACGCAAGGTGAAGGACCGACATCGCGTAAAATTGGGTAGGATAGACTCTTTAATCAGTTGGATATTCATCGCTCGTATCTTCTGGAGCTCCTGCTTCTCATCTAGATTAACGCGTAACCCCAGAATAAGGGGTAACTTTTGCGACCGCTGAAACCAAAGCTTTGTGAGTTCCAGAATCCGGGGTTGCCGAGAAACGTCAATCCCAAAAGTAGACCAAATCAACGGATTGGATGTCGCAGCTGCACGCCAGGCCTTTGAGATCTGGCAAAAAAGCATCGGTGCTTTCATAGGATCTGGTAGAGTCGAGATACTGCAATCCTCTCTCGCACACAACATGAAGATCTCTCCAAGGATTTCAGTAGGTAGTCGGCGTACACCAGATAACAAGCTCTGGTGTAGTTCCAGATCGGCCTTGGCGGTCTGTAACTTTTCTTTCAAAAGGGAAATTTCATTTTCCATGCGTGTAACGCGAGATGACTTTTCTAGGATCCGTTCGCGAATGATGGTAGTGTCgtggaaggaagggaaatCGTTACTTTGGAAGTATTTTGAGAAGTCATGGCCGTTAGTGGCCATGGCTGTCCATGTGAAGAATGAACTTAGGAAGACCTACAAAACGTATGAAGAAAATACACACGCACTAGTACTATCAGGCGGCATTAACAATTTACAGGACTAGACAGTAGAATAATACGTACTGTAGCCCGAGCCCCGACATGAATTGAGTTTTGAGTTTTGAAATGAGGGATAAGGCCAAGTTGTGCGGATCTTTACACAGACGCTCACAGGTGACAGAACAAGTCGCACAGAAATTGTGATGATCATAGCTGCGTGAGTGGTGTGTATTGAAGAACTAGACGGACTAGACTGTTGTAAGATACAAATGGTGCTACTAATATACTTAAGCGATGTAAAAGAGCAATGCACGACTCCCCCAAGTGAATTTACTTTTGAGTAAGCAATCCCACAAATCTCAAACCTCGCAGGGACAGCTTAGAACCCTCCCATACCTCCCATACCTCCCATACCGCCCATGCCGCCCATACCGCCCATTCCACCCATACCCGGAGCCTTCTCAACCTCAGGAGCGTCAACAATGCAGGCCTCACTCGTCGTCAACAAGCTCGCAACACCACTTGCATCAACAAGAGCGGTACGGACAACCTTCAACGGGTCAACAATACCAGCTTTGATCATGTCAACATACTCCCCGTTAGTAGCATCGTAACCCCAAGAAAACTTGTCCATGTTACCGTACTTGGCAGGGTCAAGAAGAGTGCCGACAATGACTGAAGACTCTTCACCGGCGTTGTTGAGGATCGCACGGGCGGGTCCGGTAAGTGCACGACGGATGATAGAGACACCAAGGTCTTGGTCAAAGTTGGCGGTAGGAATGGGCTTGTGGTCAGACGACGAAGGGACAGTAGGACTGTTGGGTGCAGGAGAAGTGGTGCTGAGTATCAAACTAGCCTTTAGAAGCgcaacaccaccaccaggaaGGATACCTTCCTCAACAGCTGCACGAGTGGCGTTGAGAGCATCGTCATACCGATCCTTCTTCTCACTAACTTCCACTTCACTGGAACCACCGACCTTGATGACGGCGACTCCTCCAGAAAGCTTGGCTAGACGCTCTTGGAGGCGAGTGCGGTCATAGTCGGAGGTAGTGGGGTCAGCAATGAGAGCACGGATTTGCTCGCATCGGGATTGAATGGCGTCCTTTGAGCCTTCTCCATTGAGGAGGATAGTGTCTTCCTTGGTGATCGTCATACTGCCCGTAGAGCCAAGTAAATCGGGAGTAGCACGGTCAAGCTTAATATCAAGCTCATCGGTGAAGACGGTACCACCACTGAGGATGGCAAGGTCCCCAAGAATGCTCTTCCTGTTGTCACCAAACCCAGGAGCTTTAACAGCCGCAACCTGAACCTGACCACGGAGCTTGTTGAGGATACAAGCAGCGAGTGCTTCACCGTCGATATCCTCTGCAATGATGACAAGAGGACGACGAGCTTGGACAGCGGCTTCAAGTGAAGGAAGGATATCTTGCAGAGCGGAAATCTTCTTCTCGCTCAGGAGAATGAGGGGTTTCTCAAACTCAACCTTCTGGCCCTTGACGTCGGTGATGAAATAAGGCGAGATGAAACCGCGGTCAAACCTCATGCCCTCGGTGACTTCAATCTCATCGTCAATGGTCTTTCCTTCCTTGACGGTGATAACACCCTCCTTGCCGACCTTCTCCATAGCCTGAGCAATGAGATTCCCGACATGGGTATCACCGTTGGCAGAAATTGTCGCAACCTGAGCAATTTCTGCGGTCGTGGTGATGGTCTTCGTTTGCGTCGCAAGGTATTCAACGACACGGTCCACGGCTGCCTGAGAACCACGACGAAGATCCATGGGGTTGCAACCCGCGGCAACGTTCTTCACACCCTCGGAGTAGATAGCACGGGCGAGAACAGTTGCAGTGGTGGTACCGTCACCCGCAATCTCATTGGTTTTTTGGGCGACATCTTGTACGAGACTAAGTGAACGGTTTTAGTTGGGTTCACAACACCATAGAAATTCATCCTTACCGTGCACCAAGGTTCTCAAACTTATCCTTCAGCGTTATAGACTTTGCAACAGTCACGCCGTCTATTCCAAGAGTTCAGTTACTTGGTAATTACGCGTTAATAACGTGGGACTTATTGCTCACCTTTTGTGATTTTGGGTCCACCGAAGGACTGTTCAATGATAACGTTGCGTCCTTACGCACCATGCATATTGAGCAACTACAACGAGAGGGAACCAAAGAAACAAACACACCTTTAGGGCCCAACGTGACACTGACCGCGTTGGCTAGGGTATCAACGCCCCTTAGGATGCTTGCTCTGCCCTCGTTTGAAAACTTGATCTCCTTATGAGCACCTCGCGTGAGAGCTGGCGCTTGGGATGCAGCACGACGGAGAGACCTGGAAGATGTGGTCGACAGGCGGTGCATTGTCACTTTTTGGTTTTGAAGAAGTGGGAAGTGAGAAGATTgcggaggaaagaaacgggtgggagaaaaaaaaatataCGTCAATTTTGTACTTGGAAGGCGCTAGAAACGGCATGACCTTACGGCATACTTACCCGGTCACGTGTGAGAGACACGTCTGCGACGCGGAGCAAAACACTACCATTCAATTGTCGGTTTTTCGAGCTGACTTTTTGGCATAAATTTAAAACTTCTGTTTGTCTTGCAAACACCGAGCATCACCTCACCCCAAGGTCTCTCTCGGGCTCTGTCTCTTGATATTAAACGGCCGTCATTCATGCCTTTCCCCTCAAGTGTCCAGCTGACTGGGTGATATCCGGGATCGATATCATGTACTGCTGGAATCCCCGTGGTTCCTCGACAAAACAAGAAACCTAGCTgtaatggaaggaagcagcatGGCTTTGTGGCTGGTTGGCCATCTTAAACCCATCCGACTGCATATTTCCGGTCTGTCCATCGGGGAAAACATCGCAGCGGTACGTGCGGACTCCGTCGTTCACCACCAGTCACCGTCTGTAAAACCCATTGAATTACAGGCTGAAATATTTGTGCGTTAGCCTTCCCTAGTCCTTCCAGTTTCCTCCTCAGCGTCATGGAAATTTTTTTCCGTGCGTGTGCTGCACCACGACCACAATATGAATAAGAATCACATAGTTCTTTTCGCCTTCACAATTTTCGTGAAACTTTATTTGAAGGCAGATCGTCAGCCCACGATCAAGTCCACAGATAGCTCACAAACATGCCATCCCCACGTTCACGGctcgtcatcttcaagtaTTTCAAGAAGTAAGAACTGCCGCAAACCCCACGCTTCactctcttccttctccccTAGCTTTCCACGCAAACACTGTTGCAGAAGACAAAAAGTAAAAGAGTGGATCAACAATTCTAATGTTCAAGATAACAAACGACAACGACAGCGACAACACATCAAAGCAAAATCATACATATCGTAACATAGGAATAGGCGAGGGAGAATAAGTCAAGATgggaaaaaataaaaaagcagggaaaataaaataaaaatgTATGCAGAATCACGAATAACGAAATCACGACATAACCAACGGCTTTCTATGTGTATGCGTAGTAGGAGCCGCCCCAGCCTTTGGTCCTGGGTTCCAAAACAGACCATGGCCATGTCCATTCTGGTGGTGGCttccagcaccagcaccagcaccagcaccagcaccggCAGTCCTCCCCACCCcgcttccacttccacttccacttccacttgGAAGAACACGTTTATTGACATCACCGATCCCCACCCCTCTCTCTACCTCCGCCCTCTGCCACCCTGGCCCCTCATACTCATTTCCCTTGCTCGTCGACTTCTTCGCCCCTCTCTCCTGCTGCTCAACGAGTTTTTGAAGGTCACTCAAACCCGATAAGAACCATTCCCCACCCTCATCCTCAATCACCGTATTGTTCGCCGTCCACCGGACGTGTTTATCACCTGAACCTGAGGCAGCTGAGACTGGCACGATAGCGTCTTCGAAATGGCCTGGCATACGAGAGGCAGAGGGTTTACTGCTACTCGTTGTCTTTCCCTTCCCCTCCGTCATGGACGCCTGTGGTGGGATCCACATCTGATTCGACCTTGCACCAGcagatgacgaagaagacgaagaagacgaagaaccCTCCGACTCTTGTTTCCGAACCTGCTGAGGCGCGGGAGGTGGTTGGACAGCCGGTTTCACCTCGGCCTGTTTCCCTCGTCCTTCCTCCTCACCAAACTGGAATATCTGCGAAAACATCCCTTGCGCAACAACCGGTTTCGGCTCCATGATGTATCGCGAATCCGACGGTAGGGGGTCCTTctcttcaacttcctctTGTTCATCGTTTACATCTTCGATTGTTACTCTCTTGACTTTCGATGACGACCCTTTTGCTGTCCCTGCCGCCTTAGTTGACGACGTGGTCTTCTTTAAGATACCAGGAGAAGGGACATCGTTGTTGGGTTTTACAGGCACTTGTGCTTTCGCAGCAGCAGGTGCTTTACCGTTTGGATAATCGAAGCTTCTAGGACTGGGAGCAACCGGATCTGACAGCCTCCTCGACCGTTTGGAAGAAGACTCTACTTCTGTGGAAGGCGCCGTCTGCATGATCGTCGACTGGGGTTGGGAACTGTTCGACTTTTTGATTTTCGAAGGAGTTTCTGTTGCTATTCTCGACACCTGCGGTCGGTTTTCCTCCGATCCCGATCCCGGTGCGGTAGTAATGGCTGGTGGGACCCATCGTTGATGGTTTTCAACAGTAGCAGTAGCCGAAGACAGTGGAACCTGGAGATGAGAAGAACCTAGGTGTGTGAGTTGCTGGGTGCTTCTATTGGAGTTATGAGTACTGAGAGTGTTGTTATTCCACAGTGGGGCAGGTGTAGCAGGGATATCAGGCCTCGTAGCGAGTGGGATTGGTGGAGGAGGGAGGGAGGATTTCGAAAACGTCGGCAATGGTAACTTTCCTGTGCCACTTGCTTTGGAGGATAGCTCATTTTTGGAGGTAGGAAGAGTAGATTGGGTTTCCTTGGCCTGTGGAATCTGCTCAAGCTTCGCCTTCGACGAGCTGGAAACACCTTCTGTTGGGGCCACCACGGGCTGCTGGTTTTTGCTGCCTTTTTTCTTGGCGTTGGATTCCGCTTTGCCCGTGGCGGCGGCGGCCTGACCTTTAGTTGCCTTGGAGGATGACGTAGCGGATTTGGAACCATCCGTCTTCTCAgcagtagaagaggaatCGGGCTCAGACAACGACTGATTGGACAACGAGTTGGTGGAATCTACGGCGATGGACTTAGCTAACCCTGACGGCaaacgtttgaaggagggCGCATCGGTAAGAATAGGGTTGGCGGGAACAGGGGCATCCTTGAACTGCCAGCCCGAAGATAGGATGGTGGGAGTAGGCGTGTCAGTGCCACTTTCATTACTAGCGGCACCGGTGAGCCATTCCTGAAGGTTGGGTAATCGCATGCGGGGAAGCTGAGAGCGAATGGTAGGTGTATCCGAAACAGCAGCATTGGCGGAGGCGGTCGTGGTCACCGGATCGGTCAATGATGAGACCTCTGGACCGTACTGAAGTTCCCTCAAGAATTTCTCGGTCAGGATCCTTTGGTCAAATCCGATCTCACTAAGTGAGGCTGCGTCCTGGGGAGAGATAGTGGGCGGTGGAAGGTGAGTGACGAGTTTGTTGTGCTTGTTCCGTTGCCGGAACTCCGACAACCGCCTCTGTCGTTCATTTTCGACGATTCCTTTCcgatcttcctccttcctctGTCGTAACTGGAGCATCGCCTGGTCATGCTCTTCGAGTAGCTTCGCCGTCTCTTCCCTAGACTCAGTCCCGTTCTGAATGGCTTCATCTATAGCTACAGCAAGGTCTATGTCTGCTTGTGCTGCCTCGTCGTGGAATTCACGGATCTTCTGTGCACGAGCTAACCGTTTAAACTCTTTAAACTGCTCGGCTTCGATGCTTTCTTCGTCGTCTCGGTGAACCAGCTCGGGCCCAATGTACCGCTGTCGtgacttggattttgagCGCTTGGCAGAGGAAAAAGAAGACCCTGCTGCTGCTGGCTGCTGAACACGCATGGTGTGATCGAAACTTCTGGAGGAGAATGTGACAGGATCTGAATGCGCAGTATCAACTGGCCGTTTAGCAGTCAAAGTGCCATCTTCAGCGAATAGGGCTAAACGATTAACGGCCGACGAAACTAGATTGGAATGGAATGGCTCCGAAGAGCTGGGTAATTTCGACATCAATCGCTCGGGTGACCCGCTCAATGAAGTTTGTGAACTTTGAGCAGACGACCTGGACAATTCCGAGGACCACGCTAGGTATGCGGGAACGTCGTTTCCTCCTCCCCACGAAGAGGTTGTTGACGCGTCAAGACTAACCTCATCATCGCTTTTGATTCGCTGGCGCTGTTTTTTCTCAGGATCAGTGAGAATTACAAGGGAGGTGAAAGCCTGGGAGAAGCCTCACCACTTCAAGCCAATTGTCAAACGTCCCGTCGCCTCCCTCAACGGGTTCTGTGTTGAAAGTTGTCGGGTCGACGAGAGCATAACTATCGACCTCGCGAGAGCTGCCAGCCAAGGCTGACGGTGGCGAAATTCGTTGAAGAgatgttggtggtggtattGGAGGTGGCGGTGCGGCCTCGATTATGGCGACATCCCCTTCCTCCAAATCGACGGCCAAAACCTTCTCAACCTTCTTCTGCTCGGTCTCGGTCATATTGTCCCAGTCGTGGTCAAAAAGTCCTGCTTTTGCCAACCTGCTCTGCCATTCCTCCCGAACTCTATCTCCGTCCAACGACTTTTCTAGCTCTTTCCTTGCCTCtgctttctttttttccatCTCCTGCTGGTCTTTCTCCCtgtccttgtccttgtccttgcccttgtttttcttctttccccctCCTCCGGAAGGTTTCCTATTACTCTGGTCGATCTCCTGTAATGCTTTCTGAATCCGCTCGTCTAGTAGTGCCAACTGTTCTGCGTGCCATGCTTCGAATCCTGTCCATAGATTGCGAACTTGATCAGCTCTGGACATCTGGGCTGTCGCAGCGGTCGAACGTTTTGGTGGCATTTGGTGGTTGAAGGGAGATAAGGAGTGTGCTGCGGCTATAAAATGATAATTGGGTGGGCAGAGGGTACAAGGGGGCGATGACCCGATCCGAAAATTTTCTTATTGACCAAAAACAATTGAAAAGGGTGAAAAAAAATGATGGCCTCGTGGTCGTCGGTCGCCTAGATCAATTTTGCGGTCAAACTCCGCGATAATTTTTACTCGGAGCCCTCGACGATGGACCTATACTCGAAAGCGAGAGGGTTGCTGGCAAGGGTTCTTGGTGGAAGTAAGTAAGAGGTTTTTTTTCGCGTTGGAACTGTGATAAGTGGTGGGAGGGTTTCTACTTTATGATGTAAACTTGGACTGCGCTGTCACATGTAATCTCCGCATACCCTTTGCCCAACGCCGCCTTGACCTCCGTCTTTCCGCGTTTTTCAGCCTCTAAAGAGCATCGCATGCGTGTGGTTATCATGCAGATGAAGTTGTTGTAAAAGCTTACTATCATTTTCGGATTTCACGTTCGTTTCGTTTGAATCTATTATTATGTGTACTAATATACGAGTTCCTTATGATACGAATCTTTCTTATTTGACCTCTCGAGTGCTCCCTGTGCTCGCCCCTCAACAAAATCGGGTGCAACACGGCACCACTGAAGGAACACCAGGCAAGCACACTAGCTGTTTGGGGATCATTGAAAGACTGAGAAGTCTCTGTAGCGTCAAGACTCTCAGGGCTAGTGTGTGGCCGAGGCACCCACATCTG
Proteins encoded:
- the HSP60 gene encoding chaperonin (BUSCO:EOG09261J0P), with the protein product MHRLSTTSSRSLRRAASQAPALTRGAHKEIKFSNEGRASILRGVDTLANAVSVTLGPKGRNVIIEQSFGGPKITKDGVTVAKSITLKDKFENLGARLVQDVAQKTNEIAGDGTTTATVLARAIYSEGVKNVAAGCNPMDLRRGSQAAVDRVVEYLATQTKTITTTAEIAQVATISANGDTHVGNLIAQAMEKVGKEGVITVKEGKTIDDEIEVTEGMRFDRGFISPYFITDVKGQKVEFEKPLILLSEKKISALQDILPSLEAAVQARRPLVIIAEDIDGEALAACILNKLRGQVQVAAVKAPGFGDNRKSILGDLAILSGGTVFTDELDIKLDRATPDLLGSTGSMTITKEDTILLNGEGSKDAIQSRCEQIRALIADPTTSDYDRTRLQERLAKLSGGVAVIKVGGSSEVEVSEKKDRYDDALNATRAAVEEGILPGGGVALLKASLILSTTSPAPNSPTVPSSSDHKPIPTANFDQDLGVSIIRRALTGPARAILNNAGEESSVIVGTLLDPAKYGNMDKFSWGYDATNGEYVDMIKAGIVDPLKVVRTALVDASGVASLLTTSEACIVDAPEVEKAPGMGGMGGMGGMGGMGGMGGMGGF